A window of Ignavibacterium sp. contains these coding sequences:
- the rsmB gene encoding 16S rRNA (cytosine(967)-C(5))-methyltransferase RsmB, producing the protein MNHSEELNNISNEENLSQFGDEQTESKEEFHLEEHKVVDLYQGVRGLAVKILNRVEKTDAYLEKLLDHEMRNSELSGQDKALLYEIVHGVTRWMGRLDWILTGFYKGQFSKAIPNLRNGLRVALYQILFLDKIPDHAAVNEAVEFVKKLQGQKPADLTNAILRNIIRSKNAIRYPDPEEDLIGYLAAYYSHPSWMVKRYLERFGREETEKLLLANNEKPYLTLRVNAIKTNPEDFGKLLDSVHLKYRRGRYNPEFFQLQNLTNITAWEYFAKGYFNIQDESTGLACKLLDVQPGMRVLDMCAAPGGKTAFLAALMQDKGEIVAIDKFEARLKLLRRNNERLGLTCVKTVESDALEYEGEPFDRVLADVPCSGTGTLSKKPDIKWKKDIFDIRKMTETQLKLLKKAASLVKVGGAVVYSTCSIEQEENFEVVKKFLEENPDFELESAKGKFSDDVIDEHGCVQTFPHRHQMDGAFSAKLVRKK; encoded by the coding sequence ATGAATCATTCAGAGGAATTGAATAATATTTCTAACGAAGAAAATCTTTCACAATTTGGTGATGAACAAACAGAATCAAAAGAAGAATTTCATCTTGAAGAACATAAAGTAGTTGACCTTTATCAGGGAGTCAGAGGACTTGCTGTTAAGATTTTGAACAGAGTTGAAAAAACCGATGCATATCTTGAAAAGCTTCTTGATCATGAAATGCGCAACTCTGAATTAAGCGGGCAGGATAAAGCTCTGCTTTACGAAATTGTTCACGGAGTTACAAGATGGATGGGCAGACTTGACTGGATATTAACCGGCTTCTACAAAGGTCAGTTTTCCAAAGCAATTCCAAACCTCAGAAACGGATTGCGCGTTGCTCTTTACCAGATTTTGTTTCTCGATAAAATTCCTGATCACGCTGCTGTTAATGAAGCAGTTGAGTTTGTAAAAAAACTTCAGGGACAAAAACCTGCTGACCTTACTAATGCTATTCTCAGAAACATTATCAGAAGTAAAAATGCAATTCGTTATCCTGACCCGGAAGAAGATTTAATCGGATATCTTGCTGCTTATTATTCTCATCCATCGTGGATGGTTAAAAGATATTTGGAAAGATTCGGTAGAGAAGAAACTGAAAAACTACTTCTTGCAAATAACGAAAAACCATATCTTACTTTAAGAGTAAATGCAATTAAAACTAATCCCGAAGATTTTGGTAAACTTTTGGATTCAGTTCATCTTAAATATCGTCGGGGCAGATACAATCCCGAATTTTTCCAACTGCAAAATCTTACCAACATTACAGCGTGGGAATATTTTGCAAAAGGATATTTCAACATTCAGGATGAAAGCACCGGTTTAGCCTGCAAACTGCTTGATGTTCAACCAGGTATGAGAGTTCTTGATATGTGTGCAGCGCCCGGAGGGAAAACAGCTTTTCTTGCCGCACTTATGCAAGATAAAGGTGAGATTGTAGCGATTGATAAATTCGAAGCAAGATTAAAATTATTAAGAAGAAATAACGAACGGCTTGGTTTAACCTGTGTAAAAACAGTTGAAAGCGATGCGCTTGAATATGAAGGCGAACCATTTGATCGAGTGCTGGCTGATGTGCCTTGTTCAGGAACGGGAACACTTTCAAAGAAGCCGGATATAAAATGGAAAAAAGATATTTTTGATATCAGAAAAATGACCGAAACTCAATTGAAGCTTTTAAAGAAAGCGGCATCGTTGGTTAAAGTTGGTGGTGCAGTAGTTTACAGTACTTGTTCAATTGAGCAGGAAGAAAATTTTGAAGTTGTGAAAAAATTTCTTGAAGAAAATCCTGACTTTGAACTTGAGTCAGCAAAAGGAAAATTCTCTGATGATGTGATTGATGAACATGGTTGCGTTCAGACTTTTCCTCATCGTCATCAGATGGACGGAGCTTTTTCCGCAAAACTTGTACGCAAAAAATAA
- a CDS encoding helix-turn-helix domain-containing protein yields the protein MLDKFAEELREQREKSGITIQQIAAKTRIDKKFLEAIDQGNFSFLPELYVKAFIKEYASVIGLDGEETVKKFIIAREGKDYNEVLEQEKLEKEKAKEIEKSESTQPKQTVKTTPVKSYYDDSLNKKEQGDSDGDKTKLMYAAIGGIVVIVIAVLYLFVFNKSDEIIVEETPIEEIVADNSQRFEEEPLPASDSVIPADSLSFEISSSETTWVNIIPDNGPAIEFILYPNLSRKLTAQNSIAATVGNSGGVSIKLNNKPIEFSGKSKAVKHFRIDRTGKLEYLNTPPKSGQ from the coding sequence ATGCTGGATAAATTTGCTGAAGAATTAAGAGAACAGAGAGAAAAATCCGGAATAACTATTCAACAGATTGCTGCTAAAACGAGAATCGATAAAAAATTTCTTGAAGCAATTGACCAGGGAAATTTCAGTTTCCTGCCGGAACTTTATGTAAAGGCTTTCATAAAGGAATATGCATCTGTTATTGGACTTGATGGTGAAGAAACTGTTAAAAAATTTATTATAGCCCGCGAAGGAAAAGATTATAATGAAGTTCTTGAACAGGAAAAACTTGAAAAAGAAAAAGCAAAAGAAATTGAAAAGTCAGAAAGCACACAACCAAAACAAACTGTAAAGACAACACCTGTTAAATCCTATTACGACGATTCACTAAACAAAAAAGAACAGGGTGACTCTGATGGAGATAAAACAAAATTAATGTATGCAGCAATCGGAGGGATTGTTGTTATTGTAATTGCAGTGCTGTACTTATTTGTTTTCAATAAGTCCGATGAAATAATTGTAGAGGAAACTCCGATAGAAGAAATTGTTGCAGATAATTCACAAAGATTTGAAGAAGAACCATTGCCTGCTTCGGATTCCGTAATTCCTGCAGATAGTTTGTCATTCGAAATTTCGTCAAGCGAAACAACCTGGGTAAATATTATTCCTGATAACGGACCGGCAATAGAATTCATACTTTATCCAAACCTGAGCAGAAAACTAACTGCACAAAATTCAATTGCAGCAACAGTTGGGAATTCGGGTGGTGTTTCTATTAAACTAAACAATAAACCGATTGAGTTCTCGGGAAAATCAAAAGCAGTAAAACATTTCAGAATTGACAGGACCGGTAAACTTGAATACTTAAACACTCCACCAAAATCCGGACAATAA
- a CDS encoding STAS domain-containing protein produces the protein MNYETRKIGDITIFKLNEQRLDTNISGLLKGEFTKILKVDEVKKFIIDLSQVESCDSSGLSAILVANRIISSTDGQIRLASPGEKVLSLIRITQLDRVLPVTKTVEEAIEQLK, from the coding sequence ATGAATTACGAAACCAGAAAAATCGGCGACATAACAATTTTCAAACTGAACGAACAAAGACTTGACACAAACATTTCAGGATTGCTCAAAGGTGAATTCACCAAAATCCTTAAAGTAGATGAAGTGAAAAAGTTTATAATTGATTTAAGTCAGGTCGAAAGCTGTGATAGTTCCGGTTTAAGTGCCATTCTGGTTGCAAACAGAATAATTTCATCAACAGACGGACAAATCAGATTAGCTTCGCCGGGTGAAAAAGTTCTCTCACTTATCAGGATAACTCAATTAGACAGAGTTTTACCTGTAACCAAAACAGTAGAAGAAGCTATCGAACAATTAAAGTGA
- a CDS encoding T9SS type A sorting domain-containing protein, with amino-acid sequence MSKIPVLPGKIKIVLILTLLPFLLLSAQSYSIEELKRNPNYEVKIDADSIAEIYNKQTNLRWMKDIKSYTEPENATDADLIIELDTLNLVYWENLYRQWGELNAANYIGDAKFIVTDANNNGRNEIYAFQTTDTSAYGVLYENLNDSLFVFKSEISDSLAPVYDIGDITNDGLLDIICRGIDNSLRVFRQPGDTSYVRELNFIYHPFPSVYQPNDVTFYDIDNDGVQEIIYYLDAGSLDSIWALSNHVARYNPAINNYELIYYHRPSPHWFTFGFATGDFDNDGKNNFSTGSIDGNYFIYEYVSGNNIQVEYQIQLETLNAFLSVMSEDMNGNGKNEIWVGSDFSSSLYGGVTRVFVLEPDGNGTYQVVYQIDIRGLFSGIYGRIRYVDVDGDGVKEIFLNNGTLVFCFKYSPERKFYLDFIIDTWDNSQDYYEGTDVAGLDSDGVPEFIVQKHHWPPYRTKSLFWKRNKITDVNDIGNTLPEEFNLYQNYPNPFNPSTKISWQSPVGSWQTLKVYDVLGRVVATLVDEYREAGNYEIEFNASNLPSGVYIYKLQAGEFVQNKKMLLTK; translated from the coding sequence ATGTCGAAGATCCCGGTCCTGCCGGGAAAAATAAAAATAGTTTTAATATTAACCCTGCTTCCCTTTCTATTGCTTTCTGCACAATCATATTCAATAGAAGAACTGAAGCGAAATCCAAACTATGAAGTTAAGATAGATGCAGACAGCATAGCAGAGATATACAATAAGCAAACCAACCTGCGCTGGATGAAAGACATAAAAAGTTACACCGAACCGGAAAATGCAACAGATGCTGATTTAATAATAGAGCTTGATACATTAAACCTTGTTTACTGGGAAAACCTTTACAGGCAATGGGGAGAGCTGAATGCTGCTAATTATATTGGTGATGCTAAATTTATAGTCACAGATGCTAATAACAATGGTAGAAATGAGATTTATGCATTCCAGACAACTGATACATCTGCCTATGGAGTCCTTTATGAAAATTTGAATGATTCGTTATTTGTTTTTAAATCCGAAATATCTGATAGCTTAGCCCCTGTTTACGATATTGGAGATATCACAAATGATGGATTACTCGATATAATTTGCAGAGGTATAGACAATTCTTTACGTGTTTTCAGGCAACCAGGTGATACAAGCTATGTGAGAGAGCTTAATTTCATCTATCACCCATTCCCATCGGTTTACCAGCCCAATGATGTAACCTTTTATGACATTGATAACGACGGAGTGCAGGAGATTATTTATTATCTTGATGCAGGTTCATTAGATAGTATCTGGGCATTAAGCAATCACGTGGCAAGATATAATCCGGCAATAAATAATTATGAACTGATATATTACCACAGACCATCACCGCACTGGTTTACATTCGGATTTGCAACTGGGGATTTTGATAATGACGGTAAAAATAATTTCAGTACAGGAAGCATAGATGGTAATTATTTCATTTATGAATATGTATCGGGTAATAACATTCAGGTTGAGTACCAGATTCAGCTTGAAACTCTGAATGCATTTCTTTCTGTAATGAGCGAAGATATGAACGGCAACGGAAAGAATGAGATATGGGTAGGGAGTGATTTTTCAAGCAGTCTTTATGGAGGCGTAACAAGAGTATTTGTGCTTGAGCCGGATGGAAACGGTACTTATCAGGTTGTTTACCAGATAGATATACGCGGACTTTTCTCCGGAATTTACGGAAGAATAAGATATGTTGATGTTGACGGAGACGGAGTAAAGGAAATATTCCTTAACAACGGTACATTGGTATTCTGTTTCAAATACTCACCGGAAAGAAAATTCTATCTTGATTTCATAATAGATACTTGGGATAACAGTCAGGATTATTATGAAGGAACTGACGTAGCCGGTCTTGATTCAGACGGTGTGCCTGAATTTATAGTGCAAAAACACCACTGGCCACCATATCGAACTAAATCATTATTCTGGAAAAGAAATAAAATCACTGATGTAAATGATATTGGTAATACGTTACCGGAAGAATTCAATCTCTATCAGAATTACCCAAACCCATTCAATCCATCAACAAAGATCAGTTGGCAGTCGCCAGTAGGCAGTTGGCAAACACTAAAAGTTTATGATGTGTTGGGAAGGGTAGTGGCCACATTAGTAGATGAGTACAGAGAAGCAGGAAATTATGAAATTGAATTTAATGCGTCAAATCTTCCAAGCGGAGTTTATATCTACAAGCTGCAAGCTGGTGAATTTGTACAAAACAAGAAAATGTTATTAACGAAATAG
- a CDS encoding sigma-70 family RNA polymerase sigma factor, which translates to MTDEELILEFQKSNDQRAFEILVERFKNPLINFVFRFLGDYEACVDVVQDTFVKVYRYKDSYTSVAKFSTWIYTIAGNLARSEYRRRKRNSFFSINNYGEEGENYEIPDNKLRPDVETDSKFKAQKIQEALLKLKEVYREAVILRDIQGLTYEEIAEILGIEEGTVKSRINRGRAQLQKYLKNIYKD; encoded by the coding sequence TTGACAGATGAAGAACTGATTCTTGAGTTTCAGAAAAGCAATGACCAAAGAGCTTTTGAAATTCTTGTTGAAAGATTTAAGAATCCTTTGATAAACTTTGTATTCAGATTTTTAGGTGATTACGAAGCTTGTGTTGATGTGGTTCAGGATACATTTGTGAAAGTTTACAGATATAAAGATTCATATACTTCGGTTGCAAAGTTTTCAACATGGATTTACACGATAGCGGGCAATCTTGCACGATCTGAATATCGAAGAAGAAAACGAAATAGCTTTTTCTCTATAAATAATTACGGAGAAGAAGGTGAAAATTATGAGATTCCTGATAACAAGCTTAGACCGGATGTTGAAACTGATAGTAAATTCAAAGCACAGAAAATTCAGGAAGCATTGTTAAAGCTTAAAGAGGTTTATCGTGAAGCTGTTATCCTTAGAGACATTCAGGGATTAACTTACGAAGAAATTGCTGAGATACTTGGAATTGAAGAAGGAACTGTGAAATCAAGAATTAACAGAGGTCGGGCACAATTGCAAAAATATCTGAAGAACATTTATAAAGATTGA
- a CDS encoding type B 50S ribosomal protein L31 — MKKGIHPEYRPVVFQDPSCDFAILTRSTIKTNETIKWEDGNTYPLVKLEISSGSHPFFTGKQKLVDSAGRVEKFKRKYSKKS, encoded by the coding sequence ATGAAAAAAGGAATTCATCCTGAGTACAGACCTGTGGTTTTTCAGGATCCTTCTTGCGATTTTGCTATTTTAACCCGTTCGACTATAAAGACTAACGAAACAATTAAGTGGGAAGATGGGAATACTTATCCATTAGTAAAACTTGAAATCTCAAGCGGGTCTCATCCATTCTTTACCGGTAAACAGAAACTTGTTGATAGCGCCGGAAGAGTAGAAAAATTCAAAAGAAAATACAGCAAGAAGAGTTAA
- a CDS encoding Cof-type HAD-IIB family hydrolase: MNSVKRINPELLKKIKLVVFDVDGTLLSDEGIIGEKSFTLIKELMKSDIKISLASGRLHSALVEIANSIGTSTPLISLDGALIKNGKGDIIVHKSALRKSIVNKSIELAEKYFVNIALCHSEAIYYTENNSLIPMILDKFGALYKEVDSYDSCKENTLEIVYAGDNRRTMEYLRDRLSFPFAFGTSVSFFRSHSHDNIYYLEIKKSGSTKAKGLIRLLKYLKLNPSDVMVIGDWYNDIPMFETKAFKVAMANAVPELKRMADCVLTKTNNEDGTSEILEALLNAKRKK; encoded by the coding sequence ATGAATTCTGTTAAAAGAATAAACCCGGAACTCTTAAAAAAAATTAAGCTCGTTGTATTCGATGTTGATGGAACACTGTTAAGTGATGAAGGCATAATCGGAGAAAAATCTTTTACTCTCATTAAAGAATTAATGAAATCAGACATTAAAATTTCTCTGGCATCCGGAAGATTACATTCAGCGCTGGTTGAAATTGCTAACTCAATAGGAACATCAACGCCTTTGATTTCACTTGATGGAGCTTTGATAAAAAACGGCAAAGGTGATATAATTGTTCATAAATCAGCATTGAGGAAAAGCATCGTAAACAAATCCATTGAACTTGCTGAAAAATATTTTGTAAATATTGCTCTCTGTCATTCAGAAGCAATTTATTACACAGAGAATAATTCACTTATTCCGATGATACTTGATAAGTTTGGTGCTTTATACAAAGAAGTTGATTCGTATGATAGTTGCAAAGAGAATACACTTGAAATTGTTTATGCCGGTGATAACAGAAGAACTATGGAATATCTTCGCGACAGATTAAGCTTTCCTTTTGCGTTCGGAACTTCAGTTTCATTTTTTCGTTCTCATTCTCACGATAATATTTATTATCTTGAAATCAAAAAATCCGGTTCTACAAAAGCAAAAGGTTTGATTAGATTGTTGAAATATCTTAAACTTAATCCTTCAGATGTGATGGTAATCGGAGATTGGTATAATGATATTCCGATGTTCGAGACAAAAGCATTCAAAGTAGCAATGGCAAATGCTGTTCCCGAATTGAAAAGAATGGCAGATTGTGTTCTAACCAAAACAAACAACGAAGATGGAACCTCAGAAATTCTTGAGGCATTATTAAACGCAAAAAGAAAAAAGTAA
- the ligA gene encoding NAD-dependent DNA ligase LigA, protein MSESVEKKIQKLREEINKYDYHYYVLAQPLISDEEYDKLYKELEKLEAENPHLITPDSPTQRVGKDLTKEFKPVNHLVPMLSLANTYDEQDVYDFDRRVREGLPEGEKVEYVVEYKIDGASVSLRYIDGKLFTAATRGDGTVGEEITNNVKTIRAVPLKIKKPSGTNYKLNDFEARGEIYMNIADFEELNRRQAEKGEKLFANPRNSAAGTLKLQNPQIVASRKLNIFLYSLISLEDEFESQSENLELLKQMGFRVNPDYRVCKNINEVLDVCKEFETKRDSLEYEIDGAVIKVNSIRQQNILGSIAKSPRWAVAYKFKAKQAFTFVRDIVWQVGRTGAVTPVAELEPVKLAGSTISRATLHNYDEIKRKDIRVGDKVVIEKGGDVIPKVVAVITDERKKDSKPTLPPEVCPVCKSKLYKPEDEVALYCENPECAAQIKGRLIHFASRGAMDIEGLGEALIDLFVEKGFLKTFSDIYNLKKHREELIQIERLGEKSVDNLLKAIEKSKSQPFEKVLFALGIRYVGAGVAQKLAEHFGNIDALIKADEDEILSVYEIGPSISKSLKQFFSDKHNLELIEKLKKAGLRFSSEQKKPVKDNFFKDKTFVLTGTLSTFSRDEAAARIKKLGGKVASSVSKNTDYVIAGEKAGSKLDKAKSLGVGIMNEEEFLKLLEENKV, encoded by the coding sequence ATGAGCGAGAGTGTTGAAAAAAAAATTCAGAAGCTTCGAGAGGAAATTAATAAGTACGATTATCACTATTATGTACTTGCCCAACCATTGATAAGCGATGAAGAGTATGACAAGCTTTATAAAGAATTAGAAAAACTTGAAGCAGAAAATCCACATTTAATCACACCGGATTCTCCAACACAACGGGTTGGAAAAGATTTAACAAAAGAATTTAAACCAGTTAATCATCTTGTTCCTATGCTAAGCTTAGCAAATACTTATGATGAACAGGATGTTTATGATTTTGACAGGAGAGTTCGTGAAGGATTGCCCGAAGGAGAAAAAGTTGAATATGTCGTAGAATATAAAATTGATGGTGCATCGGTCAGTTTAAGATACATTGATGGGAAACTTTTTACAGCTGCAACGCGCGGTGATGGAACAGTTGGAGAAGAGATTACAAATAATGTTAAAACAATCAGAGCGGTTCCACTTAAAATCAAAAAACCTTCCGGCACAAATTATAAGTTGAATGATTTTGAAGCACGCGGCGAAATTTATATGAACATAGCTGACTTTGAAGAGTTGAACCGACGACAAGCTGAAAAAGGTGAAAAGCTTTTTGCCAATCCGAGAAATTCAGCAGCAGGAACTTTGAAACTTCAAAATCCACAGATTGTTGCAAGCCGTAAACTTAATATTTTTCTTTACTCTCTTATCAGTCTTGAAGATGAATTTGAATCTCAATCAGAAAATCTTGAATTGCTGAAACAAATGGGATTCAGAGTTAATCCCGATTACAGAGTCTGCAAGAATATTAACGAAGTATTGGACGTTTGCAAAGAGTTCGAAACAAAACGCGATTCACTCGAATATGAAATTGATGGCGCTGTAATAAAAGTAAATTCAATTCGGCAACAGAATATTCTTGGCAGCATTGCTAAATCTCCACGATGGGCTGTAGCATATAAATTCAAAGCAAAGCAGGCATTTACATTTGTACGCGATATTGTTTGGCAGGTTGGAAGAACCGGCGCAGTGACACCTGTTGCAGAACTTGAACCGGTTAAGCTTGCAGGTTCAACAATCAGTCGCGCTACACTTCACAACTATGATGAAATAAAAAGAAAAGATATTCGTGTTGGAGACAAGGTAGTAATTGAAAAAGGTGGTGATGTGATTCCGAAAGTTGTTGCTGTAATTACCGATGAAAGAAAAAAAGACAGCAAGCCAACTCTACCACCGGAAGTTTGCCCTGTTTGTAAATCAAAACTATATAAACCCGAAGATGAAGTTGCACTTTATTGTGAAAACCCCGAATGCGCGGCTCAGATTAAAGGCAGATTAATTCACTTTGCTTCAAGAGGAGCAATGGACATTGAAGGACTTGGTGAAGCTTTGATTGATTTGTTCGTTGAAAAGGGATTTCTTAAAACATTTTCCGATATTTACAATCTAAAGAAACATCGCGAAGAATTAATTCAGATTGAAAGACTGGGAGAAAAAAGTGTTGACAATCTTCTCAAAGCAATTGAAAAAAGTAAATCACAACCGTTTGAAAAAGTTTTGTTTGCACTTGGAATCAGATATGTTGGAGCCGGAGTTGCACAAAAACTTGCAGAACATTTTGGTAACATTGATGCTCTTATTAAAGCTGATGAAGATGAAATTCTCTCAGTCTATGAAATTGGTCCCAGCATCAGCAAAAGTCTAAAACAATTTTTTTCAGATAAACATAATCTTGAACTGATTGAGAAGCTGAAAAAAGCCGGACTTAGATTTTCATCAGAGCAAAAGAAACCTGTAAAAGACAATTTCTTTAAAGATAAAACTTTTGTGCTTACCGGAACTCTTTCAACTTTTTCAAGAGATGAAGCTGCTGCAAGAATAAAAAAACTCGGAGGCAAAGTTGCTTCATCGGTCAGTAAAAATACTGATTATGTGATTGCAGGAGAAAAAGCGGGTTCAAAACTGGATAAAGCAAAATCGCTGGGCGTAGGAATTATGAACGAAGAAGAGTTTCTGAAATTACTTGAAGAGAATAAAGTCTGA
- a CDS encoding GlmU family protein, with the protein MQICIFEDIEFSNLEPLIFNRPVYDLICGTSTLKEKILRSYGNVNYSLHTRPYLKALVEQQNPGISVNQISDDYCLFINGRIIAPKNLSEILPLIETEDKVFVNEETVVAAYLSGERLKKRKSYLNDLFSISDFEGVPIKIVDIKCAKYIWDLMNLNGKQITEEADYFINETRNNYTSILPSSVHTIKPENIFIGKNTIVKPGVVLDASNGPIIIEEDVEVFPNAVIEGPCFIGKGSKIKSCATIYENVSIGSVCKIGGEVEQSVFMPYSNKQHSGFIGHAYIGSWVNLGADTNNSDLKNNYSPVKATLSGKEIESGLQFLGLMMGDHSKSAINTMFNTGTVVGFSCNIFGSGFPDKYIPSFSWGGAEKMITYDLKKSMETAKVVMARRKVEFTKADEEVFKTVFELTSNERQKRGL; encoded by the coding sequence ATGCAGATATGCATATTTGAGGATATTGAATTCTCTAATCTTGAACCTTTGATTTTCAACCGTCCTGTTTATGATTTGATTTGCGGGACGAGCACACTTAAAGAGAAAATTCTAAGAAGTTATGGTAATGTAAATTATTCTCTTCATACAAGACCGTATCTAAAAGCTTTGGTTGAACAGCAAAATCCCGGCATTTCTGTAAATCAGATTAGTGATGATTATTGTCTCTTTATTAACGGGAGAATTATCGCTCCCAAAAATCTTTCTGAAATTTTACCTTTGATTGAAACAGAGGATAAGGTTTTTGTGAATGAAGAAACTGTTGTAGCTGCATATCTTTCAGGTGAAAGATTAAAAAAAAGGAAAAGCTACCTTAACGATTTATTCTCTATTTCTGATTTTGAAGGTGTTCCGATTAAAATTGTTGATATCAAATGTGCAAAGTATATCTGGGATTTGATGAATTTAAATGGAAAGCAAATAACTGAAGAAGCCGATTACTTCATTAACGAAACCAGAAATAATTATACAAGTATTCTTCCTTCAAGTGTTCACACTATAAAACCGGAAAATATTTTTATTGGTAAGAACACAATTGTTAAACCCGGAGTTGTACTTGATGCATCAAACGGACCGATAATTATTGAAGAAGATGTGGAAGTTTTCCCGAATGCTGTAATTGAAGGACCTTGCTTTATCGGTAAAGGAAGTAAGATTAAAAGCTGTGCAACCATCTATGAAAATGTTTCTATCGGAAGTGTATGTAAAATAGGTGGTGAAGTTGAACAATCTGTGTTTATGCCTTACTCAAACAAACAACATTCTGGTTTTATTGGACATGCTTACATCGGAAGTTGGGTAAATCTTGGTGCCGATACTAATAATAGCGATTTAAAAAATAACTATTCTCCCGTAAAAGCAACATTAAGCGGAAAAGAGATTGAATCCGGATTACAATTTCTTGGATTGATGATGGGAGACCATTCCAAGTCTGCTATCAATACAATGTTTAATACGGGAACGGTTGTTGGTTTTTCGTGTAATATTTTTGGTTCAGGTTTTCCGGATAAATACATTCCATCATTCAGTTGGGGCGGTGCCGAAAAAATGATTACTTATGATCTTAAAAAAAGTATGGAAACAGCTAAAGTTGTGATGGCAAGAAGAAAAGTTGAATTTACAAAAGCCGATGAAGAGGTTTTTAAAACAGTTTTTGAATTAACAAGCAATGAAAGGCAAAAGAGAGGATTATGA
- a CDS encoding ATP-binding cassette domain-containing protein — MNNLLIKCENLFYAVVEKNFLKEEKKVILENLSFGILDKEIFSIAGESGSGKTTLAKILAGIILPTKGEVKYFFSNNFHSNKISAVQILFQNNGELINPYRTVESILKEAIEKSGSNALFDSVDKLLDTFSLDYSIKKQKGYSLSGGQQQRVALARILAVNPQMIILDEPFSAQDKDSVENLVLLIKDINKNFGKTIVCISHDINTIRNISDRILIMKEGKIVEMGNVTEIFSNPQNDYTKFLIKASELELSAEEVKKFLKEYEQDQRNKNS, encoded by the coding sequence ATGAATAACTTATTAATTAAATGTGAAAATTTGTTTTATGCAGTTGTTGAAAAAAATTTTCTTAAAGAAGAAAAAAAAGTAATACTGGAGAATCTTTCATTTGGCATTCTTGATAAAGAAATATTTTCAATTGCCGGCGAATCCGGGAGTGGCAAAACTACTCTTGCTAAAATTTTGGCCGGAATAATTCTACCAACAAAGGGCGAAGTAAAATATTTTTTTAGTAACAATTTTCATTCGAATAAAATTTCTGCAGTTCAAATCCTTTTTCAGAACAACGGCGAGCTGATAAACCCTTACCGCACAGTTGAATCAATTCTGAAAGAAGCAATTGAGAAAAGTGGAAGCAATGCTTTATTCGATTCTGTGGATAAGCTACTTGACACTTTTTCACTTGATTATTCAATCAAAAAACAAAAAGGATATTCTCTCAGCGGTGGACAACAACAGAGAGTCGCGCTCGCCAGAATTCTTGCAGTCAATCCACAGATGATTATTCTTGATGAACCATTTTCTGCGCAGGATAAAGATTCGGTAGAAAATTTAGTTTTATTAATAAAAGATATAAATAAAAATTTCGGGAAAACTATTGTTTGTATTTCACACGATATAAATACAATAAGGAATATTTCTGATAGGATTTTGATAATGAAAGAAGGAAAGATTGTTGAAATGGGAAATGTTACAGAGATATTCTCAAATCCTCAAAATGACTACACAAAATTTCTGATAAAAGCTTCTGAACTTGAACTTTCAGCAGAAGAAGTAAAAAAATTTCTGAAAGAGTATGAACAAGACCAACGCAATAAGAATTCTTGA
- the ybaK gene encoding Cys-tRNA(Pro) deacylase, protein MNKTNAIRILETHNISFDVKEYQVDENDLSGETVAEKIGADHEEVFKTLVAKGDKESYCVFCIPVNFELNLKKAAKASGNKNVELIKVKELFPLTGYVRGGCSPIGMKKLFPTFIDETAQLFERIYISAGVRGMQIHINPEDLKNLIEAEFADLI, encoded by the coding sequence ATGAACAAGACCAACGCAATAAGAATTCTTGAAACACACAACATCTCTTTTGATGTAAAAGAATATCAAGTCGATGAAAATGATTTGAGTGGAGAAACTGTCGCAGAAAAAATCGGAGCAGACCACGAGGAAGTTTTTAAAACCCTCGTTGCAAAAGGTGATAAAGAAAGTTATTGTGTTTTCTGTATTCCTGTTAACTTCGAACTGAATCTAAAAAAGGCAGCTAAAGCAAGCGGCAATAAAAATGTGGAGTTAATAAAAGTTAAAGAGCTTTTCCCCTTAACAGGATATGTGCGCGGTGGATGTTCTCCGATTGGAATGAAAAAATTATTCCCGACATTTATTGATGAAACAGCTCAATTGTTCGAAAGAATTTATATCAGTGCCGGCGTAAGAGGGATGCAAATTCATATAAATCCCGAAGACTTAAAAAATCTTATTGAAGCTGAATTCGCTGATTTAATTTGA